Part of the Sorghum bicolor cultivar BTx623 chromosome 1, Sorghum_bicolor_NCBIv3, whole genome shotgun sequence genome, GTTATAGACAAAACCACCAATGCGTCCACCTTTAGCTGGTGGATCCAAACAGCACCCAACTAATAGTTAGCTAGCTAATATTAGCTGTGAACTAGAAGCCAGCTAACAATTAGCTGTTAGTCAATCCAAATAGGGCCTTACTTACAGGCAAAGTTGAGTGTTAAGATTGCATGTCTATATCATTACAAAAAGGTACAATAACAATGCAGATCGTCAAAACATAAGCATGCAGAATGAATTACCTTCCCATCAGTCCGTATGCATTTGCAAGGGACTGTTTTGTATCAATAGAATCCTCATGTGTCAGTCCAAATGCAGCTTCAATAATAtcatttgcaagtttgtagaacTTCACAGCTGACTGATGTTGGTCCATCTCAAGATAGGCCTGCCCCAGATTCTTGTAAGCAAAACCTAACCCAAAGTGTCGTGGTCCAAAACAATTCTTCAACTTATCAACCGCTCTCTCCAGATAAGGAACAGACTCATCAGCTTTTTGAGTATGCAGGAGGAGCCACCCCATCCTTGCTGAGATGCTGCCTTCAATGTGATGCATCTCCTTGGCGCTCTCAAGAACTGCAAGCGTTTTCTTCATCAAGCTCAAAGACATGTCAAGTGCGCTCAAAGGCATTTCAAACTGTGTCATCGACTCATACAACATTGACATCTCAGCATATACTTCAGCAAACCGGCCAGGGTCAATAGAATCCATTGCGTCAATGATCCCCCGGGCAATCTCCAAGCACCGCTTCGAGTCTGAAACCCTCTCCTCGGAGATCAATATCTTTGCCATTGTGACATATGCCAGTGCACGCTCCTCACTCTCCTTGTCTGACCGCTGCATCACCCTCTTAATGTCATTCATCGCCTCCTCTGATCTCCCCAACAATATACGGATATTAGCCCCATCAATTTCGGCCTGGGAAAGCTCAACATTCAATCCCAATCGCTCATATACCATCTTAGCAAGATCAATTTGCTCCAGAGCCTCCACATGGCGACCCAACCCAGTATAGACAGCCATGAGAAGCCGCCGGAGCTTAGCCACTTCTGCCGAGTCCTCACCAAACCGGCCCTCTGCAATCCCCAGCGCCGTGGAACACAATGGGAGCGCCTTGTCAAAGTCCAGCACGCCCGCATAGGCCTCGGCGACATCCCTGTAGGCGTCCCCAAGCTCCGCACTCCCTCCCTCCAGGCACTGGAGCTTCAGGTCCAGCGCGCGCTGGAGGTCGCCCACCGCGTCCCACCGGTGCCCCATGGCCGTCTTGGCGCGCGCCAGCTGCTCGTACACGGTGGCGCCGACAGCCGCCACCTCCTTAGGCACCCCCTCGCGCCGCGCGGGGGCCAGGTAGTCGACGATCTCCGCAGCGGCGCCGAGGGACTCGAGCGCGTCGCTGAGGCTGCCGGCGCGGGTGGCCGCGGTGCCGGCGAGGCGGAGCGCGCGCGCGACGGGTAGCGACCACCCGCCGTGAGACGCCTGCAGCGGCGCGAGCGCCttgagggcgagggcgagggcctCCTGGTGGTCGCCCTCGGACTCGCGCCGCTCCGCGGCCTCCAGAAGCGCGAGGCCCGCGGGCTCGGCCGTCGACGCCGCATCAGGCgccgggggaggaggaggagccggggcTAGGGTTTGAGTGGAGAAGGGGAGTAGGCGGGCCCCCGGGCGCGGGGGCTGTGGAGGCGAAGGGTGGAGCAGAGGGAGCGGGGGGCGGTGGCGGAGGGGCCTGGAGAGGCAGGCGAGGAGGAGGGATTTCGGCAGCCGCCGCATCGCTCACCGGGGGGTTTACAGGTTGGGGCCGCGGTGGCAAGAGGAGAAAGAGGGTTTTAGCGGGTGTTCACTGTTCAGTGTTCACTAATCACGGAACGCAGACTGGCGCCTGAACTGGAATCACTTGGCTAGTTTCGTAGACAAATGGAGCCTTCTTCTCCCTTTCCTTACCAGGAGAACGGGGGCGCTCGTGCCTTGTTGCTACAGCTGCCTCGCCGAGACAACCCAAATACATAATCTTAGACCAACTCCAACAGTTTAgaggctattttagaatttataTAACAAAAAGTAGactccaacagatatgctatctagttttgtaaaatagaaagttggctATTCCTTAATTTTCGCTGACCATATATAGTCAACCACTGATACAAGCTAtatgattttataaaataacaaGATTGTTGTGGATCCCTtattttttaagaagttttctattttacaaaatgtctaaacaatagaatttggctactaattttaACCAGGCTCTTAAAGTTGCTCTTAGGGGATGTTTAGTTCTCCATAGAATCTAAAATGCAAAATTCCAACTACTTTGGAgtgatgaaatgcaaaatgTTAAAAATTTCATAGTTATGTTTAGTTCCATAAAAATGTACAATTTATTGTCTTCATGAAGCCTCTTGAGGCTCATTTTGGATTTTTTtggcctcttgaggccaaaatccaaaatggagaataactacctttttgccaaaaattttgcatggtgtttagttctattttgcaaaatgatggaccaacccaaaattttttgggaaaaaatgggaactaaacaccccctaaggccttgtttagttcccaaaaaattttgcaaaatttttcagatttcccgtcacatcgaatctttaaacgcatgcatgaagtattaagacaaaaataaaaactaattgtacagtttggtcgaaattaacgagacgaatcttttgaccctagttagtttataattggacaatatttatcaaatacaaacgaaagtgccactattcatattttgcaaaaaaatttggaagtaaacaaggcctaaatattcCTATAGAATAGATAAAATTCATGAACTCAAGTAGTgccaagcaaaaaaaaaagaatttagGTCAGATGTTGATATGTGTTCAATAGAAGTTTTTTTTGTTCTGGTGGATTGATATAACATAGTGAGACGTCTAATTATTTTTTaggaattgatttttttttgtttggtctAAATAAACAACATCAATTTAGGACAGTATATAATGCCGCACGACAACAAAATAACAAGTCACAGAAGTGAGGTTTTTTTACCTCAGTTTTGGTTGTAAGGAACATAGTCATTCTAAAAGAAAAAGGACAGGTAGTAAGCGCAAATACACATATTcacgtactccctccatcccaaattgtagtcgtttgacttttttaatcccaagtttgaccactcgtcttattcaaaaaatttgtgcaaatatagtcaaatttaagtcattattgaataacttttattaa contains:
- the LOC8085474 gene encoding tetratricopeptide repeat protein 28 isoform X1, encoding MRRLPKSLLLACLSRPLRHRPPLPLLHPSPPQPPRPGARLLPFSTQTLAPAPPPPPAPDAASTAEPAGLALLEAAERRESEGDHQEALALALKALAPLQASHGGWSLPVARALRLAGTAATRAGSLSDALESLGAAAEIVDYLAPARREGVPKEVAAVGATVYEQLARAKTAMGHRWDAVGDLQRALDLKLQCLEGGSAELGDAYRDVAEAYAGVLDFDKALPLCSTALGIAEGRFGEDSAEVAKLRRLLMAVYTGLGRHVEALEQIDLAKMVYERLGLNVELSQAEIDGANIRILLGRSEEAMNDIKRVMQRSDKESEERALAYVTMAKILISEERVSDSKRCLEIARGIIDAMDSIDPGRFAEVYAEMSMLYESMTQFEMPLSALDMSLSLMKKTLAVLESAKEMHHIEGSISARMGWLLLHTQKADESVPYLERAVDKLKNCFGPRHFGLGFAYKNLGQAYLEMDQHQSAVKFYKLANDIIEAAFGLTHEDSIDTKQSLANAYGLMGSYKLAIDFQEQVVDAYSRCGSGAFEDLREANRLLEQLKKKAQGLPHAVFPAYSLPVLPENND
- the LOC8085474 gene encoding uncharacterized protein LOC8085474 isoform X2 → MRRLPKSLLLACLSRPLRHRPPLPLLHPSPPQPPRPGARLLPFSTQTLAPAPPPPPAPDAASTAEPAGLALLEAAERRESEGDHQEALALALKALAPLQASHGGWSLPVARALRLAGTAATRAGSLSDALESLGAAAEIVDYLAPARREGVPKEVAAVGATVYEQLARAKTAMGHRWDAVGDLQRALDLKLQCLEGGSAELGDAYRDVAEAYAGVLDFDKALPLCSTALGIAEGRFGEDSAEVAKLRRLLMAVYTGLGRHVEALEQIDLAKMVYERLGLNVELSQAEIDGANIRILLGRSEEAMNDIKRVMQRSDKESEERALAYVTMAKILISEERVSDSKRCLEIARGIIDAMDSIDPGRFAEVYAEMSMLYESMTQFEMPLSALDMSLSLMKKTLAVLESAKEMHHIEGSISARMGWLLLHTQKADESVPYLERAVDKLKNCFGPRHFGLGFAYKNLGQAYLEMDQHQSAVKFYKLANDIIEAAFGLTHEDSIDTKQSLANAYGLMGSDVLQ